The uncultured Hyphomonas sp. genome includes a window with the following:
- a CDS encoding CTP synthase, whose amino-acid sequence MIRYIFITGGVVSSLGKGIASAALGALLQSRGYGVRLRKLDPYLNVDPGTMSPRQHGEVFVTDDGAETDLDLGHYERFTGVSARQSDNITTGRIYKHIIEKERRGDYLGATIQVIPHVTNEIKDFVLSDPGEGVDFVLCEIGGTVGDIEGLPFFEAIRQLGQELGPDRACFIHLTLLPYIPAAGEMKTKPTQHSVKELRSIGIQPQVLLCRCDRPIPENEKGKIASFCNVRPSSVIEARDVRHIYDVPEAYHEQGLDKEVLAHFRIDDAPEPDLSGWQRIASTIHNPDGEVCIGLVGKYTDVPDAYKSVAEALSHGGLANNVKVSVKLINSEEFDDEHRPLDILEGVHGIILPGGFGERGAHGKMRAARFARERKVPCFGICYGMQMSVIEAARHMAGIEDANTTENNPSTPNPLVGLMEEWTQGNEKQVRTAESDKGGTMRLGAYPARLKEGSKVAEVYGTLDISERHRHRYEVNAAYIEALEKAGGLFSGMSPDGTLPEIFEIPSHPWFIGVQYHPELKSRPFQPHPLFASFIDAAVKQSRLV is encoded by the coding sequence ATGATCCGCTATATTTTCATTACAGGCGGCGTGGTGTCCTCCCTTGGAAAGGGTATCGCTTCCGCCGCCCTCGGCGCATTGCTGCAGTCCCGCGGCTATGGCGTCCGTTTGCGCAAACTCGACCCGTATCTCAACGTGGATCCGGGAACCATGAGTCCTCGCCAGCATGGTGAGGTGTTCGTGACCGATGACGGTGCCGAAACCGACCTGGACCTTGGCCACTATGAGCGCTTCACAGGCGTGTCGGCCAGGCAGTCGGACAACATCACCACCGGCCGGATCTACAAGCACATCATCGAGAAAGAGCGCCGCGGCGACTATCTCGGCGCGACGATCCAGGTCATTCCGCACGTCACCAATGAGATCAAGGATTTCGTCCTGTCCGATCCGGGAGAAGGCGTTGACTTCGTGCTTTGCGAGATTGGCGGCACGGTGGGGGACATCGAGGGCCTGCCTTTCTTCGAAGCCATTCGCCAGCTCGGCCAGGAACTTGGCCCTGACAGAGCCTGCTTCATTCACCTGACGCTGCTGCCCTATATTCCGGCGGCCGGCGAAATGAAGACGAAGCCAACGCAGCACTCTGTGAAAGAGCTCCGATCTATCGGTATCCAGCCACAGGTGTTGCTGTGCCGCTGTGACCGGCCAATCCCGGAGAATGAAAAAGGCAAAATCGCCAGCTTCTGTAACGTTCGCCCGTCCAGCGTGATCGAAGCCCGCGATGTCCGCCACATCTATGATGTGCCAGAGGCCTATCACGAGCAGGGGCTGGACAAGGAAGTGCTGGCGCATTTCCGTATCGATGACGCGCCCGAGCCGGATCTGTCCGGCTGGCAGCGGATCGCGTCGACAATCCATAATCCAGATGGTGAAGTCTGCATTGGCCTCGTGGGCAAATACACAGACGTGCCGGACGCCTATAAATCCGTCGCCGAGGCGCTCAGCCATGGCGGCCTGGCGAACAATGTCAAAGTGTCGGTGAAGCTTATCAATTCGGAAGAATTCGATGACGAGCATCGCCCGCTCGATATTCTTGAAGGCGTTCACGGCATCATCCTGCCGGGCGGTTTCGGGGAACGAGGCGCGCACGGCAAGATGCGGGCTGCCCGCTTCGCACGCGAACGCAAAGTGCCGTGTTTTGGCATCTGCTACGGCATGCAGATGTCGGTGATCGAGGCAGCGCGCCACATGGCTGGTATCGAAGACGCCAACACGACCGAGAACAATCCTTCGACCCCGAACCCGCTGGTCGGCCTGATGGAGGAGTGGACCCAGGGCAATGAGAAGCAGGTCCGTACCGCTGAGAGCGACAAGGGCGGCACGATGCGGCTCGGGGCCTATCCGGCGCGCCTGAAAGAAGGCAGCAAGGTTGCAGAAGTGTATGGCACACTGGATATCTCAGAGCGCCACCGCCACCGTTACGAGGTCAATGCGGCCTATATCGAAGCGCTGGAAAAGGCAGGCGGTCTGTTCTCCGGCATGTCACCGGACGGCACGCTGCCGGAAATCTTCGAGATCCCTTCGCACCCCTGGTTCATCGGCGTTCAGTACCACCCGGAACTGAAGTCCCGCCCGTTCCAGCCGCATCCACTGTTCGCCAGCTTCATCGATGCCGCTGTGAAGCAAAGCCGTCTCGTCTGA
- the secG gene encoding preprotein translocase subunit SecG, with translation MQNVILVIHILASLVMIGLVLVQKSEGGGLGIGGGGGGGANSLLSGRGAAGAVVRSTIIFGAIFFITSLSLTTLANRGGDNRSDIERVLAPEDGAPAPVTPTDLFDPTAPLLSGQAGLSDDGAVVPETATEGEDGEGAAAVEPEPEAPAPESGNPQ, from the coding sequence ATGCAGAACGTTATCCTTGTGATTCACATTCTAGCCAGCCTTGTCATGATCGGCTTGGTGCTGGTCCAGAAGTCAGAAGGCGGTGGACTCGGTATCGGTGGCGGTGGCGGCGGTGGCGCCAATTCGCTGCTGTCTGGCCGTGGTGCTGCCGGGGCTGTGGTGCGTTCAACCATCATTTTCGGTGCCATTTTCTTCATCACCAGTCTCTCGCTGACCACTCTGGCCAACCGCGGAGGCGACAACCGTTCGGATATTGAACGTGTCCTGGCGCCTGAAGACGGCGCTCCGGCGCCGGTCACTCCGACGGACCTGTTCGATCCGACTGCTCCGCTGCTGTCAGGGCAGGCCGGCCTGTCGGATGACGGCGCCGTGGTTCCGGAAACCGCGACAGAGGGTGAAGATGGCGAAGGCGCAGCAGCAGTTGAGCCTGAACCGGAAGCGCCTGCGCCTGAAAGCGGCAATCCCCAATAA